CAGGTAAAAAAGTATGCTTTCTTAATTGGTATtgtttatacatatataattatctaTGTGAAGGCAGAAGGCTGAAGGCCTCGGTTCTCATTCTTGCATGTGTTCATCGAAGGCTGTACCTTTTTTTCTGgcatttttcattatttcatTTGGAGCTGTGCCTGCCAGCCATTCAGTCTTCTATGCTGctgtcttttatttatattaatttttttaatcaccaGAGAAAGGGTTTTCTCTCTTAAAATGACTTTAAAAAGTACAAAAGTGTGGACCAAATAAGGAAATTGAAGCCAggattatattatatatatgattaaaGCTTTTTCTTGGAGGTGGGTTTCTGTTTTCaagtcttgtttttttttggaaatggGCGGTGAGTGGTGTAAAAATCTGATAATGTTGATCATGTGATCACTGTAGATTGCCATATTTGGGAAGATTGGAGCAAATGGGCAAACTTCCTCTTTTGGAAATCAGCATTTGTTTAATGCAGAGATGAATGAAACTTTGGGAGTTTCACGTTGGTCATGTAAATTTCTTGCAGGCAAGGCATGCACTGTGgtcccatttttctttttcttcgtcGGACTTACGAACTCCATTGGTTGATTGACGCAGCTCGGCAAAAGTTCAAGTTTATTCTTTTATACGgatctttttctgttttttccttcttttgtttttttggaatGAATGGCAAAGTGTGCTCTTGTGGTTATAAGGCATTAGTTTGGTTTCATTTAAACAAAAGAATAAGGGGCATTATTAGCGAACATGAGGTTAGTCAAGTTGGCTAGAATAGATATGCTCCTTATTCAACACCCGGGTACAAGGCATTATTAAATAAGAAGGGACTATTGAAACTTCTTTTGGGATTACTTAAGGGTGGTGATTTTTCCactcattttttttccatttacaCTCCCTTTTGTGCTCTCATGGGAATATACAATTTCTAACAAAGAGAGTACTTCTTTTGGGATTACTTAAAACTTCTAATAtgatttacccaaaaaaaaaaaaaaaaacttctaaTATGAGCTTTACACGGTTTCATTTTTCTAGTGAAAAACACAGAATATAATTAATAgggttaaattttaaatagtgttttaattatatataataaaattaaaatcaaaagggGGAGTATTTTTTACTACAAAATTGGAGTTTCGAGAGTCTTATTGTACTTAACATTTGTTCCCATCATCAACGACAACTGACCTCATTCCTACTAAATagcaacaatttttttaaaactaaaatcaaAGTTCTGTATACAAAGAATCTACTAGTATttactagtgtagtggtttggagcaatTACTTCTCCCGAAAATGTCATAAGTTTGATTTTTAACATCGTGTAGTGTGTGTAAGTTCAGTATATTATAGCTCTTCAATAGAAACTTATTTGTTCACAAGTTTACATATAACTATATACAAAGCAAAAATGGTGTAAAATAATTATCTATTAACATTTATATatgattaagaaaataaaatatcacaTCCAACAAATTGTATTACCTTGTAAATGCAACTTCAAATTGTTTCTAAAAGTTCTACAAAGAAAATGCTCTTTAAGCATTACAAGGGCTAAAGTTTGGCGACATGTAATCTCTGCTCCTTTTGGATAGGATCAAGTAATAATCTTCTAAATCATCATCATTAGTGATTGCAAGTGTTCAACTAATATTAGttaattcttaattaaattaatgatACTTTGGCGTGGCAATATCGTCTACGTAGACTAGGGCACACGACAGAAAAAAGAggggaagaaaaataagagaaatttaaaaaaagaagaaacgcAGACGTATCGTTGTCATCTTCTCGGCTGCTATGGCCCGTCTGTCTCAGATCAGAGAAGGTCAGTCATCGAAATTCAGCAATTGACTCTCGCTCTGAATGCAATTTCGATTCCATTTCATTCCGTTGGTTTCATGCTATGCCAGTcccctctttttctctttcttccttttatataattactttcttatttgttttttttttctcttccgaTGGAAGATTTGCAGCTGTACGAAGGATTTGAACTTCCGCTGATCATTGTGAAAGGCTGCCGAAAGTGTAAGTTCGGAAAAATTCGCAatggtttttcatttttcgtaTATGATTTCTGTTTGTCATTCTGGTGGTCGAGATTTATTAGCCCGTAGTCTTGTGATTGCTTGATTGTCGACGACAATTCTATGGGAAATGTGCTTATTCTAATGGAGATTTTCTAAGTTATGAATAAAATTTGGTGAATTTGGTAATGGGAATTGGAGATTTGCTCTGAAAAATAGGAGGGGCGTTGTGGGTTTCTTCACAAGGTTGATAATTGATATAGCATTCTACaagtttttgctttttctagaAACTTATTGTTTATATTGATTTAGCATTTGATCTGATTCATCCCTTCTTAGCTTCCTTAGAGGCTTTCAGTTTGATGATGTTGTTAACTTCATACTTCCCCGCAGAACAATCATTCTTATGTTTCTGGATTCTTTGGATCTGGTCCCTTTTGTATTTGAGAACTTGTTGTGTTTTGCTCCTTATGAGCAATTGTTCCCCTCCCTCCACAGCTTTAGCATCCGATGTCAactcttttcttctatttgAAGCATCCTATGTGGAATTTGGTATTGGCAATGGCAGAATTAATCTTTATTCATCTTTGTATGTGCAGGCTATCTATAGTTTCTCACGATTATTGATTGTGGCAATTGCTTAGAAGTGTGCCTGCTTCCCTCATGAGTTCAACAGTTTCAACATCTCGAGGAATACATTCGCCCGCAAGGCTTGGCACATATGAATCGCCAGATGCTGGGGCGTCTGGCTCTTTTAGCCAGCTTGAACCAGACATCAATGACGGTGAAACAGAGTTACTCTCTGTATCCTGGAATCAGGACTATGGTTGCTTTTCTGCAGGCACAAGCAACGGTTTTCGTATCTTTAACTGCGAGCCTTTCAAGGAAACTTTTAGACGTGATTTGAAAAGTGGGGGATTCAAAATTGTGGAGATGCTGTTTCGATGCAACATTCTCGTACTTGTTGGAAGTGGAGACAATTCCCAATATCCACCTAACAAGGTTATGATTTGGGATGATCATCAGAGCCGATGTATTGGTGAATTTTCATTCAGGTCTGAGGTTCGTTCAGTAAGATTAAGGCGTGATCGCATAGTTGTTGTTCTTGAGCACAAGATATACGTTTACAACTTTATGGATCTGAAGCTGCTGCATCAGATTGAGACTGTAGCAAATCCTAGAGGATTGTGCTGCCTTTCACATCATCCAAATACATCTGTGCTGGCTTGCCCAGGCCTTCAACGAGGACAAGTTCGGATTGAACATTTTGGACTGAACATGACAAAGTTAATAAATGCTCATGATTCTCATATTGCATGCTTCACGTTAACAATGGATGGACTGCTTCTTGCTACTGCTAGTACAAAGGGTACTTTGATAAGAATCTTCAACACAATGGATGGGACTCGCTTACAAGAGGTAGCATATTGCACTGTGAATATTATTGTTCTTCAAGTTTATGATGCATGGTTGGGGATTCAGTACTTGCAGCAACATGCTGTGAAGTACTGAATAGAACAAAGGTTATTTGTATTTAGCCATAATTTTctagtataaataaataaatatatatatatatatatatatatattcttttatgTATGGGAGAAGTGGCGCCTACTAGTAAGTGTCTTTCTGAAAGAAAACACTGCATATATTTATCTCTTGCCTCCATGTAGGTACGCAGAGGAGTGGACAGAGCAGAAATTTACAGTATTGCTCTCTCTCCGAACGTCCAGTGGTTGGCAGCATCGAGTGACAAAGGTACTGTCCATATATTCAGCCTCAGAGTTAGAGTATTTGGGGAGGATTTGTCTGCCCATTCAAATTCTGCTCAAGGGCCAGCAATGTTTCAGCAGAATTCGTCAAATGCCCTAGATCCTCTTATTTCTCAAAACACTGGTGCTAATTCTAGTTCATCACTGGCTTTCATGAGAGGTAAGGCAATGTGCCAAAAGATAATTTTCAAGACTTTGGAGTTACTATGAGTCATCTGCTTGGATACTTTGATCTCTGCTCTAAGTGTTTGAGGGGCATACATGTTTACTTCTCTAAAATTAACTCATGTTTCTGAACTTCGGTTTGGAGttcttttgcaattttttcccCTTGAATGCTTCTTTAAGCGTTTTCTTCTAAAAATATCTAATCCTTATGAACAATTTTGCAGGGGTTTTACCTAAATATTTTAGCTCAGAATGGTCATTTGCTCAGTTCCACTTGCCAGAAGACACTCAATTCATTACCGCATTTGGTTCACAGAACACAGTCATCGTTGTTGGCTTGGATGGGAGGTATTGTCTCTGTTTGTATGAGTGCGCGTGTGTTTATGGTCGCCTAAAAGTTTTGGAACTATGGTCAAGTAAATATTCCTCGATGGTATATCTGGATTCATGGATGGCTTTAACTCCAAATGACTTTAAATGAAGAATCTGACCCTGAACCAAAGACCTGAATGAGAGTGATATACAACATTAGTTAGTTCGATGCTTTTTTAAATAGTTGGACCAATTTTTTGTCTCCCTCCTTACCCTGCTCGCtgattttcttctctctctggtTTATCAGTTTCTACAGGTGCAGTTTTGATCCAGTTCATGGAGGTGAGATGTTGCAGCAGGAATACGTACGGTTTCTGAAAACTGACAGTAGGCCAAGATAGAGTTTGTTCGAATAATTCCTGGAGCTATCCATTCTTTCATCCGGTGTACATATTGGCAATTTCTGAATATCTGTTGGATGTAAATATTTGGAAGTGTTGTGTTGTTCCTTCTTACCCTAAATCTGGTAAAATAAAGCCAATTATAATACTTGTTATAATGCCAAATGTCAATGTGTATGAAACTCTTCCCCCTAATTTGCCTGATATATACTATCTTTGAGTAACTTTTTCAGCAAAGAAGCTGATAAACCCAAATATAAACTGGTTAGACTCTGAACTCTGAAACATTCTTGAGCTTGGTCATTCCTAAATGAAGTTGGATTGTCCTTTGTTATATAATTAGCTCATCCACAAAAGAAGCGAAATTTTCGATGTTTTGGATAATTTTTCAGAATCAGTAACAACTCATGTTTCATAACTGGTACCATGACCATTtgatcttatttatttatttgtatcaTCAGCAATCAAATAGGAAACCATGTGTCACAAGATATGAAAAGGGGCAGTTTATGGATTTTAAGTGCCGACGATTACAAGGCCTGCCCGTCCAAGCTGAACTCTGATCAAGTTaaagctttgattttacacttgTCTGGTCATCAAGAACAAGCATCACTTTTCCAATGGCTTTCCTATCTTTGATGGCAGAAAACGCAAGATTGGCCTGTCATTTACAAGGCAATTGG
Above is a window of Prunus persica cultivar Lovell chromosome G2, Prunus_persica_NCBIv2, whole genome shotgun sequence DNA encoding:
- the LOC18784585 gene encoding autophagy-related protein 18c, which codes for MSSTVSTSRGIHSPARLGTYESPDAGASGSFSQLEPDINDGETELLSVSWNQDYGCFSAGTSNGFRIFNCEPFKETFRRDLKSGGFKIVEMLFRCNILVLVGSGDNSQYPPNKVMIWDDHQSRCIGEFSFRSEVRSVRLRRDRIVVVLEHKIYVYNFMDLKLLHQIETVANPRGLCCLSHHPNTSVLACPGLQRGQVRIEHFGLNMTKLINAHDSHIACFTLTMDGLLLATASTKGTLIRIFNTMDGTRLQEVRRGVDRAEIYSIALSPNVQWLAASSDKGTVHIFSLRVRVFGEDLSAHSNSAQGPAMFQQNSSNALDPLISQNTGANSSSSLAFMRGVLPKYFSSEWSFAQFHLPEDTQFITAFGSQNTVIVVGLDGSFYRCSFDPVHGGEMLQQEYVRFLKTDSRPR